In Methanocella paludicola SANAE, the sequence TAGCCTATCATTTAAAAATTTAAACCTTAGATCGCACTCATTTAGTACATCGCTCCATTTTTTAACATAAATTTTTACATTATCTACTTTGTAAACAAGGCCCGGTTCTCCAAGTTTTTCGTTATTTGTTAGTTCATCTTCAATAAAATGTGAGGTATTATATTTATTACCCACTAATATATACTCCCATTTATAATTATCAGCATTAAATCTGTCAATCTCACGGATAATGCGCATATAATCCCTGACTTGATACAGCTGATTTCTCCCAAGTCTTATATTTGGATGCTTTAACTCCACAATAATATTTTTTACATGTCCATTATTTTTTTCTTGTCTGCATATAAAAATATCAACTTGTTTCAACTTATCTGGATGGTCTAATGGTACTCCCTCATAATCCTCTTGATCTTTTTCTGTAAGTATGTGAATGTGTTCTTTTAACGCTTTTTCAAAATTATCTTCTGCAGCGGCAACTAAATTATATTGTTCACCAAAAATCCAATAATGATTTTGTACTATTTCTTGGAGATGATTTACCTCATCAGCGTATAAATCATGGTTAAATACAACCTGACTTAAAAGCTCTAAAGCTTGTAACCGATCTTTTATTAGTTTAATAGTTTTTACAATATTTGATAGAGAAGCATGTTGTAGAATCTCTTTTAATTGTGTTCGCTCTTTCGAATCCAGCTTTACTACTTCATCTATGATATCAAGAATTTCATCACGCTCATCAGAAATTAATAACACATTTAATAAACCAATAAATGTCTTTTTTTGTTCATATTTTAAATTTTTAAAAATTTTCGGTTCAGTTACATAAACCTCTTTTACTATAGCTTCTAAGTGTTCAATTTGGAGCAATTCAAAATCAGATTTGTTAGATTTATCGATTATATCCTTATCTAACGATGTAACAAAACTTTCGGCTTGCTCGATAATTAAGGGTTTTCTTTGTCTTCTTAAATATTTTGATAATTCATTCTGTAATAGTTTAAACTCTTCGTCTGCTATTGAATGTACACCTAATGACTTTTGATGTATATCACCATTATCAAAATTAAAATTTAAGAAGTAATCACTTGATATAAACACACTGTGATAAAAATTATCTCCTTTATTATTAAACTTAGTATTTTCTTTATAAATCTCATTGCCGTTATTATCTAAATAATAAAACTTCGAATATTCTAAATTAAGTTGATAATTCCATCGTATGTATTGTATATTAAATACAGTAGAAGACAACTCATGTTTGATTTCAAATTGTTGCTTATCAACTAATATATCTGAATAATTTAAACCTTCGCCATTAATAACTAGCCGATATTTAGATTTATTTAATTCTAAGAACCAGCAGAATTCCTTTTTAAGATAATTAAGCATCAATTTTTCAGCTTCTCTTGCATTTTTAAAAATCGAAAATCTGTTAAAGTCGGAAAAGGTAATAGTTGTACCTGTATGATCGATAGTTACTATCGGTTTATTCTCAGCAGAATAAGTATCTAATTTATGTGATGTTATTTCTATATCATATTTATAATTTATATTATTATCATTATATGTAGTAGACCAATTTGCTTTATTAGCAAAAGTAAAAAATGTTAACCTACCAACACCACGAAACCCATGTATTTTCGAGTTGGTTCTTAATATCTCTTCTTCTCTTAATTTTTCCGAGTCATAAAAGGGCCTAAACTTATTTTCTAATTCATTATAATTAATACCAGTACCATTATCCGATATAATTAATTTTTTTAGACTTCCACCTGAACTAAATTCGTACTCTATTTTGATATGAGTCGCTTTTGCATCAAACCCATTCCAAACGTATTCGGAAATAGCTTTAAAAAAGCGTTTATCATTATATTTTAATTTAGTTAACGCAGATTTAATACCTTTTGTAGTTATTTTAACTTCACTTACCGTATTAATACCTCGCGCAAGCGCTTAATCATTAATTAATAAATTATTGTTTACTTATTAATCAAATACTAATCTATAAAGATTACTAACATGCATTCAGAAAGTATTAGCAAATAATTGAACAAGTAATTCTATATTACGTTGGTATTTTTTAAAATTTAAAAAATAATAAGCCATAACAAATGATAGGATATTGAATACCTATAAGTGTATATGAGGACTATTAGGTTGTAAATACCTAGTCAGCCCGTACAATTAATCTAATTTACTAATAAACTCATATTTTATTTCTAATAACCCACCCACGCCTTTCTCCCTGCGTAACATATTTATACTAACATTCCATTTATAGCACCCAACCAACGTAAGTGTACAGTATGAGTGTCAACGAAGGCAGGACGCTCCTGAGCTTACTCATCCCATCGTCGCTGACCGAAGAAAGCCCGGACCTACGCATAAAAACGTACAAAGTCGGGCAAGTCGCTCGGGCAGCATCGATCTTCAGGGTCGACGAAATAGTAATATATAAGACCCCGATCCGGGACGACAGCAAGTTCATCAGCACAGTCTTGCGTTACGCGGAAACCCCGCAATATCTCCGCAAGGAGATATTCCCTATGCAAGACGACCTACGCCACATAGGCGTAATCCCACCTTTGAGAACACCCGCTCATACCGTCACTGAGAATGAGGAATACCGCGAAGGTATTGTGACCAAAGTCGGGTCTGATGGAAACGCATGGGTCGATGTCGGAAGCGACAGCCCAGCTATGCTCCGGGACGCCAAAAACGTCCGCAAGGGGCAGCGCGTGACAGTCAGGATCTATTCGCGAAGACCATTAACGGTCCATCTCGTGAAGAGGAGCGATGTACCCCTTTACTGGGGCTACGACGTGCGTATCGTCAATACGCTCCATGATGCGCTCGAGACCGAAGGCTTAAGGATCGCAACATCACGGCTGGGGGAACCCCTCGCCTGTGAGAAGCTGTCCGAGATAAAAAGCAACACCAGGGATAAGGTCTGCGTCGCATTTGGAAGTCCCTCTATGGGACTGGAGCAGCTCCTGCACGATGAAGGCCACAAACTTGAGGATCATTCCGATTGCGTGGTGAACTCCATACCACACCAGGGCACTGCAACAGTGCGTTCGGAAGAAGCCGTGTACATAACACTCGGCCTTTTGAACTTGATCTGGTAGAATCTGGTTGGCGTTACAGCGCAAGTATCAGAACGATACCTGGCGATTGACAAAGCCAGAGCCTAATCCCAAATTTGTCAAAGCAATGGAGGAAAAAGAACATGAGTCACCCACACGCACCAAGGCGAGGATCCCTCGCGTACAGCCCGAGGGTGAGGGCCCGCAGCCAGAAGCCCAAGTACAGAAGCTGGGCCGAGCTCGGCGATCAGCCGAAGCTGCAAAGTCTGGTTGGATTCAAGGCAGGAATGTCGCATGTCGTCATGGTCGACGACAGGCCGCACAGCACCACCGAAGGCATGGAGATCTCCATACCGGTGACCATCATCGAGACCCCGGCGATGAACGTGGCGGGCATCCGCGCATACGACGACGGCCCGTACGGAAAGCACGTCCTCGCAGAGGCCTGGGTCAACGACGCCAAGGACCTGGCAAAGCTGTTCAGGCTCCCGAAGAGCGTCGACACCGACGCCCAGCTGGCAAAAGTTGCCGGCCTCGTCAAGGATGGTAAGGTCGCCGAGCTCAGGTTACTCACGTATGTGAAGACCGAGGAAGTCTCGGGCATACCCAAGAAGGTACCGGAACTATTGGAGAACCGTGTTGCCGGCGGCAGCATGGACAAGAGATTCGAGTTCGCAAAGTCGCTACTCGGCAAGCAGGTCAAGCCCAACGACATCTTCGTCCCCGGCGAGCTTGTTGACGTTTCGGCGATCACCAAGGGTAAGGGAACCCAGGGCCCCGTCAAGAGATGGGGTATCGCCATACAGAAGCGCAAGCACGCCCGCACCGGAAAGAAGAGGCACGTCGGCAACTTAGGCCCCTGGAACCCGCACCGCGTCAGGTGGCAGGTGCCCCAGCTCGGCCAGACCGGCTACCATCAGAGGACCGAGTACAACAAGCGCATCATCAAGCTCGGCGAGAAGGCCGAGGAAGTCACCCCCGAGGGAGGCTTTTTACACTACGGCGTTCTCCGGAACCCGTACATCGTCGTAAAGGGCTCAATTCCCGGACCCGTCAAGAGAATGGTCAGGGTCAGGCCGGCCGTGAGGCCCAAGAACATGCCCAAGCAGGCGCCTGAAGTCACCCACATCTCGAAGCAGTCCAAGCAGGGATCCTCAAGGAGGGCATAAAAATGGAAGCTAATATTTTAGATAAGAGCGGGAAGAAGGCCTCGACCATGGAAGTACCCGAGGTCTTCAACGAGCCGTTCAGGCCGGACGTCATCAAGAAGGCCGTCCTGGCGGCACAGGCCAACAGGCTCCAGCCCTACGGCCCGGACAGGACCGCGGGCACGCTGACCTCGGCACACTCCTGGGGCAGCGGCAGGGGCGCGGCACACGTGCCCAGGCTCACCAACGGCTCCAGGGCCGCGAGGGTCACGCAGGCCAAGGGTGGCCGCAGCGCCCACGCGCCCAACCCGAACAAGGATTACTCCGAGAAGATCAACGACAAGGAACGCATCTTAGCGATCCGCTCGGCAGCGGCCGCGACCATGAACAAGGAGCTCGTCAAGGCGAGGGGCTACAAGTTCGAGGGCGAGCTTCCGCTGATCGTCAGCGACGACATCGAGTCCTTCACGAAGACGAAGGAAGTCGTCGAGCTACTCACCGCCATCGGCTTAGAGGCAGACCTGGAACGCGCCAAGATCAAGCAGGTCCGCGGAGGCCGCGGCAAGATGAGGGGCCGCCAGTACAAGAAGAAGGTCGGCGTCCTCATCGTGGTCGGCGAGGACAAGGGCATCGTCATGGCCGCGAGGAACATCCCCGGCTGCGACGTCGTCACGCTGGACGAGGTCAACACCGAGCTGCTGGCACCCGGCACCCAGGCGGGAAGATTAACCGTCTGGAGCGAGAGCGCGCTCAAGATGATGGAGGGCGAGCAGTAATGGCAGCAGACGTCATAAAATACCCGTTCATCACTGAAAAGGCCACGTTATCGATGGAAAAGAACAACACCCTCCAGTTCATGGTGGGCAGGCAGGCACGCAAGGAGCAGATCAGCGCGGCCGTTGAGGACATGTACAACGTCAAGGTCGTCAAGGTCACCACGCTGATCACTTCGAGGGGCGAAAAGAAGGCCCTCGTGACGCTGGCACCCGAGAACTCGGCTGAGGAAATAGCGAGCCGGCTAGGCATCTTCTAAGGAGGACCGGAACATGGGAAAGCGTATAATGTCTCAGAACCGTGGTAAGGGCACCCCGACATACAGGGCAACGTCCTCTCGCTTTAAGGCGAACCTGGAGCACATCAGGACCATCGGCGACGAGACCATCAACGGAGTGATCACAGAAGTCATCCATGACACGGCGAGGAACGCGCCGATCACCCGGGTAAAGTTCGAGAACGGCGAGGAGCGCCTTATATTGGCTCCCGAGGGCGTCGGAGTCGGCGACAAGGTTGCCGTCGGCGCCGGAGCCGAGGTCACCGTAGGCAACGTGCTGCCCCTGGGCAAGATCCCGGATGGCTGCCCCGTATGCTGCATCGAGTCGCAGCCGGGCGACGGCGGAAGCTTCGCCAGGTCGACGGGCGTGAACGCTATCGTCGTATCGCACGAAGCCAACAGGGTCGTCATCCAGCTCCCCAGCGGCGAGATGAAGTGGCTCAACCCCAAGTGTAAGGCCACCATCGGCATCGTCGCCGGCGGAGGCAGGCCGGACAAGCCGTTCGTGAAGGCCGGCAAGAAGTGGTACAAGATGGCCAACAAGGCCACCAAGTGGCCCGTTGTTCGTGGAGTTGCGATGAACGCCGTCGACCACCCGTTCGGTGGCGGCGGCAGACAGCACCCCGGCAGGCCCAAGACCGTCGGAAGGCACACCCCGCCCGGCCGTAAGGTCGGCAGCATTGCCGC encodes:
- a CDS encoding 50S ribosomal protein L3, translated to MSHPHAPRRGSLAYSPRVRARSQKPKYRSWAELGDQPKLQSLVGFKAGMSHVVMVDDRPHSTTEGMEISIPVTIIETPAMNVAGIRAYDDGPYGKHVLAEAWVNDAKDLAKLFRLPKSVDTDAQLAKVAGLVKDGKVAELRLLTYVKTEEVSGIPKKVPELLENRVAGGSMDKRFEFAKSLLGKQVKPNDIFVPGELVDVSAITKGKGTQGPVKRWGIAIQKRKHARTGKKRHVGNLGPWNPHRVRWQVPQLGQTGYHQRTEYNKRIIKLGEKAEEVTPEGGFLHYGVLRNPYIVVKGSIPGPVKRMVRVRPAVRPKNMPKQAPEVTHISKQSKQGSSRRA
- a CDS encoding 50S ribosomal protein L23; this encodes MAADVIKYPFITEKATLSMEKNNTLQFMVGRQARKEQISAAVEDMYNVKVVKVTTLITSRGEKKALVTLAPENSAEEIASRLGIF
- the rpl4p gene encoding 50S ribosomal protein L4, whose product is MEANILDKSGKKASTMEVPEVFNEPFRPDVIKKAVLAAQANRLQPYGPDRTAGTLTSAHSWGSGRGAAHVPRLTNGSRAARVTQAKGGRSAHAPNPNKDYSEKINDKERILAIRSAAAATMNKELVKARGYKFEGELPLIVSDDIESFTKTKEVVELLTAIGLEADLERAKIKQVRGGRGKMRGRQYKKKVGVLIVVGEDKGIVMAARNIPGCDVVTLDEVNTELLAPGTQAGRLTVWSESALKMMEGEQ
- a CDS encoding putative RNA uridine N3 methyltransferase, which codes for MSVNEGRTLLSLLIPSSLTEESPDLRIKTYKVGQVARAASIFRVDEIVIYKTPIRDDSKFISTVLRYAETPQYLRKEIFPMQDDLRHIGVIPPLRTPAHTVTENEEYREGIVTKVGSDGNAWVDVGSDSPAMLRDAKNVRKGQRVTVRIYSRRPLTVHLVKRSDVPLYWGYDVRIVNTLHDALETEGLRIATSRLGEPLACEKLSEIKSNTRDKVCVAFGSPSMGLEQLLHDEGHKLEDHSDCVVNSIPHQGTATVRSEEAVYITLGLLNLIW
- a CDS encoding 50S ribosomal protein L2, giving the protein MGKRIMSQNRGKGTPTYRATSSRFKANLEHIRTIGDETINGVITEVIHDTARNAPITRVKFENGEERLILAPEGVGVGDKVAVGAGAEVTVGNVLPLGKIPDGCPVCCIESQPGDGGSFARSTGVNAIVVSHEANRVVIQLPSGEMKWLNPKCKATIGIVAGGGRPDKPFVKAGKKWYKMANKATKWPVVRGVAMNAVDHPFGGGGRQHPGRPKTVGRHTPPGRKVGSIAARRTGIGHKG